The following are encoded together in the Paraburkholderia sp. BL10I2N1 genome:
- a CDS encoding tetratricopeptide repeat protein produces the protein MKHILNGLRAAGWIGRGPSALWPYVRPWVFGILTIAFFCFVAQGVFKRHLLVPPVETPPSLIERGYTSNFLAERVMSAMQEIGRDVGSIPHDDMMANDSRPDIQIPGQEMSYASTVRFLKGFVGREDVVVNIGITRLNGDPDSYVAHVRIAGGLFDSREDVVFFTGRDLDKFVPEIAAKAMQLAEPNILAGHLFTQAQKKKCSPAECDYHEIVGIYDEVLALPASQQSEWALAGKAWLLTRQDRSRDAEEQSRDALLTYPHSAILRAALGIALEQQHRIDDAIVVLRQGAQEKSKTAENLRLLGDVLLHAHRYPDALDAFKDAWRMNPDSVDTLHDWGEALVAVGRYDDAIDRLSRAVALRPDLAPSYVEWGRALEQKGDLAAAARRYAQASRLDEQAVSPHEERIARLAREYREVRRSDVPAPDAKARPRSNPSEQVLFEAYLCPDGWSATLTG, from the coding sequence ATGAAACACATCCTGAACGGATTGCGCGCCGCGGGATGGATCGGCCGCGGACCCAGCGCGTTGTGGCCGTACGTGCGCCCGTGGGTGTTTGGCATTCTGACGATCGCCTTTTTCTGCTTCGTCGCGCAAGGCGTATTCAAGCGACATTTACTGGTCCCTCCGGTGGAAACGCCTCCGTCCCTGATCGAGCGCGGTTACACGTCGAATTTTCTCGCGGAGAGGGTCATGTCCGCCATGCAGGAGATCGGGCGTGACGTGGGGTCCATCCCGCACGACGACATGATGGCCAACGACTCCCGGCCCGATATCCAGATTCCCGGACAGGAGATGTCCTACGCGTCGACAGTCCGCTTCCTCAAAGGGTTCGTCGGCCGGGAAGATGTGGTTGTCAATATCGGCATCACCAGACTGAATGGCGATCCCGATTCGTACGTTGCGCACGTGCGGATCGCAGGAGGTCTCTTTGATTCCCGCGAGGATGTGGTGTTTTTTACGGGACGCGATCTGGACAAGTTCGTGCCTGAGATCGCCGCAAAGGCAATGCAGCTCGCCGAACCGAACATACTGGCGGGCCATCTCTTCACGCAGGCGCAAAAGAAGAAGTGCTCGCCGGCCGAATGCGATTATCACGAGATCGTAGGCATCTACGACGAAGTGCTTGCGCTGCCAGCTTCCCAGCAATCGGAATGGGCGCTTGCCGGTAAAGCCTGGTTGCTGACGAGGCAGGATCGTTCACGAGACGCGGAAGAGCAATCCCGTGACGCACTTCTCACGTACCCGCATTCGGCCATTCTGCGGGCCGCCCTCGGGATCGCCCTCGAACAGCAGCACAGGATTGACGACGCGATTGTCGTACTCAGGCAAGGCGCTCAAGAGAAATCGAAGACAGCTGAAAACCTGCGTCTGCTCGGCGACGTGCTCCTGCATGCGCATCGCTATCCAGATGCATTAGACGCGTTCAAGGACGCCTGGCGCATGAACCCCGACTCAGTCGACACGCTGCACGATTGGGGCGAGGCCCTCGTAGCAGTCGGGCGATACGACGATGCGATCGACAGGTTGTCCCGCGCGGTCGCGCTTCGCCCTGACCTTGCTCCCTCGTATGTCGAATGGGGTCGTGCTCTGGAACAGAAAGGCGATCTGGCCGCCGCGGCACGCCGGTATGCACAGGCGTCGCGGCTCGATGAACAGGCGGTGTCGCCTCATGAAGAAAGGATCGCTCGCCTTGCCAGGGAGTATCGGGAGGTCAGACGCTCTGACGTCCCTGCTCCCGATGCCAAAGCAAGACCGCGTTCGAATCCGTCGGAACAGGTCCTGTTCGAGGCGTATCTGTGCCCAGACGGATGGAGCGCCACGTTGACGGGCTAG
- a CDS encoding IS630 family transposase: protein MSRGRHATPVKLANKERQELLSLIERKTATQRDVMRARIALWAHEGHSNTVIARELGVSVQTVCLWRKRIARQGVLGIREGERSGRPPRITHEARLQLIALACEAQEPEGRVTPTLDEIAARAVERGVVGQISRSHVQRILQAGDVRPHRVRQWLHSPDPAFREKVNVICKLYRKAPRNAVVLSIDEKTGIQAIERKHPGRAPAPGRLRRREFEYIRHGTQALIAALDVHTGKVLAECRERRTQDDLVAFMERVAAAYPDKQVHVVWDNLNTHRAQAVWQAFNVRHGKRFHFHFTPLHASWVNQIELWFARYTRRVLRHASHTSTAHLHERTGQFVGEHNQAARPFKWSFRGYPLQSGAS, encoded by the coding sequence ATGAGTCGAGGCCGCCATGCAACGCCAGTGAAGCTGGCGAATAAAGAACGACAGGAACTGCTATCGCTGATTGAGCGGAAAACGGCTACGCAGCGAGATGTGATGCGGGCGCGTATCGCGTTGTGGGCCCACGAGGGTCACTCCAATACGGTGATTGCGCGGGAACTGGGTGTCTCGGTGCAAACGGTCTGCCTGTGGCGCAAGCGCATTGCCCGGCAAGGTGTCCTGGGTATTCGCGAGGGCGAGCGCAGTGGCCGTCCGCCACGCATCACGCACGAAGCGCGACTGCAGTTGATTGCGCTGGCGTGTGAAGCACAGGAACCTGAGGGACGGGTCACGCCGACACTCGACGAGATTGCGGCGCGTGCCGTGGAGCGTGGCGTCGTCGGGCAGATCAGCCGCAGTCACGTGCAGCGCATTCTGCAGGCCGGCGACGTACGCCCGCACCGGGTCCGGCAATGGCTGCACAGTCCGGACCCGGCCTTTCGCGAGAAGGTCAACGTGATTTGCAAGCTGTACCGCAAGGCGCCGCGAAACGCGGTAGTGCTCAGCATCGACGAGAAGACCGGCATTCAGGCCATTGAGCGCAAGCACCCGGGACGGGCACCCGCGCCAGGACGGCTGCGTCGCCGTGAATTCGAATATATCCGTCACGGCACCCAGGCGTTGATTGCTGCGCTCGATGTGCATACCGGAAAGGTGTTGGCAGAGTGCCGCGAGCGGCGCACCCAGGACGATCTGGTAGCCTTCATGGAACGCGTGGCAGCCGCGTACCCGGACAAACAGGTGCACGTGGTTTGGGACAATCTGAACACGCATCGCGCCCAGGCCGTCTGGCAGGCGTTCAATGTGCGGCATGGCAAGCGGTTTCATTTCCACTTCACGCCGTTGCACGCAAGCTGGGTCAATCAGATCGAACTCTGGTTTGCCCGTTATACGCGCCGGGTGCTGCGCCATGCCAGCCACACCAGCACCGCGCACCTGCACGAGCGCACCGGGCAGTTCGTCGGCGAGCACAATCAGGCCGCACGCCCCTTCAAATGGAGTTTCCGGGGCTATCCGCTGCAAAGCGGTGCATCGTAA